A window of Fragaria vesca subsp. vesca linkage group LG7, FraVesHawaii_1.0, whole genome shotgun sequence contains these coding sequences:
- the LOC101294698 gene encoding pentatricopeptide repeat-containing protein At3g46790, chloroplastic-like, which produces MDVRDKLVSEPEYAGNSNENIRPKSALQIPWAWFGATLCLLQEVGEVELVLDIGQAALQHPEAKPYIHDILLSMALAECATAVIGFEKNKISQGFEAIARAQSLLRSKKSLEKTPLLSKIDRAKTKCECLIASELTGLKLEEALTMFLLGKDNEAAVVEKLQRVDGNKNQLIQSLCNQGDLKLALQLFPHEPNPSQQTCELLILSCIRQDSLPDGLDVHRHLVNGGWDQDPFLATKLIEMYSELDSIENAREVFDKTHKRTIYMWNALFRALTLAGHGTEVLNLYRQMNAIGVPSDRFTYTYVLKACVVSECSSSLLQKGKEIHGHILRHGYGAHVHVTTTLLDMYARFGCVSYASSVFDQMQNRNVVSWSAMIACYAKNARPYEAWELFRKMILEAPDMFPNSVTMVSVLQACAALAALEQGKFIHGYILRRGLDSTLPVMSSLITMYARCGKLELAQQVFNKIKRKDVVSWNSLISSYGIHGYGKRAIQVFEDMIDHGVSPSYISFVSVLGACSHEGLVEEGKVIFQSMVREHGLYPSIEQYACMVDLLGRANRLDEAAKIIDNMRIEPGAQVWGALLGSCRIHGNVELAERASKRLFELEPRNAGNYVLLADIYAEAKMWDEVKRVKRLLEDRELQKVPGRSWMEVNRKIYSFDSVDEFNPQMEQLHALLGELSMEMKGRGYKPQTKVVLYDLDEEEKERIVLGHSEKLAVAFGLINTKPGEIIRISKNLRLCEDCHYVTKFISRFTNREILVRDVNRFHHFRDGICSCGDYW; this is translated from the exons ATGGATGTGAGGGATAAGCTTGTTTCTGAACCAGAATATGCTGGTAATAGTAATGAAAATATCCGACCTAAATCTGCTCTTCAAATCCCTTGGGCATGGTTTGGAGCTACTCTTTGCCTCCTTCAAGAG GTTGGTGAAGTAGAGCTTGTGCTAGATATTGGTCAAGCAGCTCTTCAGCATCCAGAAGCTAAGCCATATATTCATGATATTCTTCTTTCTATGGCACTGGCTGAG TGTGCAACTGCAGTGATTGGTTTTGAGAAGAACAAAATATCCCAGGGGTTTGAAGCTATTGCTCGTGCTCAGAGTCTTCTTAGAAGTAAAAAATCTCTTGAGAAAACACCATTATTATCTAAG ATTGATAGAGCTAAAACTAAGTGTGAGTGTCTGATTGCGTCAGAGCTTACTGGTCTGAAACTAGAGGAAGCTCTTACGATGTTTCTTCTTGGTAAG GATAATGAGGCCGCAGTTGTTGAAAAGCTGCAGAGGGTTGATGGAAACAAAAACCAATTAATACAGTCTTTATGCAATCAAGGTGACCTGAAGCTAGCTCTACAACTTTTTCCTCACGAACCCAACCCCTCCCAACAGACCTGTGAGCTCTTAATCCTTTCTTGCATCCGCCAGGATTCTCTCCCTGATGGGTTAGATGTGCATCGCCACCTTGTTAATGGCGGGTGGGACCAAGACCCTTTTTTGGCTACCAAACTTATAGAGATGTACTCTGAGTTGGACTCCATCGAGAATGCACGTGAGGTGTTTGATAAAACTCACAAGAGAACTATTTATATGTGGAATGCACTTTTTAGGGCCCTTACGTTGGCTGGCCATGGAACTGAAGTGTTAAATTTGTACAGACAAATGAATGCAATTGGAGTTCCGTCTGATCGGTTTACGTATACGTATGTACTCAAAGCTTGTGTTGTTTCAGAGTGTTCAAGTTCGCTCCTCCAGAAGGGAAAGGAGATTCATGGGCATATTTTGCGTCACGGATATGGGGCCCATGTTCATGTAACAACTACTTTGTTGGATATGTATGCAAGGTTCGGGTGTGTTTCATATGCTAGTAGTGTCTTTGATCAGATGCAAAATAGAAATGTGGTTTCTTGGAGTGCTATGATTGCATGCTATGCAAAGAATGCGAGGCCTTATGAAGCTTGGGAACTTTTTCGGAAAATGATACTGGAGGCCCCTGATATGTTTCCCAACTCCGTGACCATGGTTAGTGTTCTTCAGGCTTGTGCAGCTCTTGCTGCCTTAGAGCAGGGGAAGTTCATTCATGGGTACATCCTGAGAAGGGGTCTTGATTCAACCCTTCCAGTTATGAGTAGCCTTATCACAATGTACGCAAGGTGTGGTAAGCTTGAGTTGGCCCAACAAGTTTTCAATAAGATCAAAAGGAAGGATGTTGTTTCATGGAATTCCTTGATTTCAAGTTATGGGATTCATGGATATGGAAAGAGGGCCATTCAAGTTTTTGAAGACATGATTGATCATGGTGTATCACCGAGTTACATTTCATTTGTTAGTGTTTTGGGGGCTTGTAGTCATGAAGGTCTTGTTGAAGAGGGGAAGGTAATATTCCAGTCTATGGTGAGAGAGCATGGATTATATCCCAGCATTGAGCAGTATGCTTGTATGGTGGACCTTCTTGGTCGTGCTAATCGGTTAGATGAAGCAGCCAAAATCATTGATAATATGCGGATTGAACCAGGAGCTCAAGTTTGGGGTGCTCTTCTTGGATCATGTAGGATTCATGGTAATGTTGAGCTGGCAGAGAGAGCAAGCAAAAGGTTATTTGAGCTTGAGCCTAGGAATGCTGGGAATTATGTACTTCTAGCTGATATTTATGCCGAGGCCAAGATGTGGGACGAGGTAAAAAGAGTAAAAAGACTTCTAGAAGATCGGGAACTTCAAAAGGTACCGGGTCGCAGTTGGATGGAAGTTAATAGGAAGATATACTCATTTGATTCTGTTGACGAGTTTAACCCTCAAATGGAACAACTTCATGCACTGCTAGGTGAATTGTCAATGGAGATGAAAGGACGAGGATATAAGCCACAGACTAAAGTTGTCCTGTATGATCTTGACGAGGAAGAGAAGGAACGAATAGTATTAGGCCATAGTGAAAAGTTAGCAGTTGCATTTGGTCTTATCAATACCAAACCTGGGGAAATTATTCGGATTTCCAAGAATTTGAGGCTGTGTGAAGATTGCCATTATGTTACGAAATTTATATCGAGGTTTACCAATAGAGAGATTCTAGTCCGAGATGTGAATCGGTTTCACCATTTCCGTGACGGCATTTGTTCATGCGGGGATTATTGGTAA
- the LOC101310561 gene encoding uncharacterized protein LOC101310561, with translation MSGAKNNVVCVTGASGYIASWLVKLLLGRGYIVKATVRDPNDLKKTEHLLSLDGAKERLHLFKADLLDEGSFDHAVDGCDGVFHTASPVLFSSISDPQVLINPAVKGTLNVLKSCKKFPTVKRVVLTSSIASVIMNGKPLTPDVVVDETWYSNPLIAEKNKRWYLLSKTLAEEAAWKFSEGNGIDLVSINPGFVIGPILQPAINLTVEMIQNLITGKAVPASNYRFIDVRDVASAHIQAFEVPSATGRYCLVSHSAHISEALEIIRELYPNLHIPERCEDGPLLLPSDPQFQVSKEKAKGLGIDFYPFEMDGEGKVVCVTGASGFIASWLVKLLLQRGYVVKATVRDPNDPKKTEHLLALDGAKERLHLFKADLLEEGSFDLVVDGCEGVFHTASPVMFSSISDPQAELIDPAVNGTLNVLKSCTKFPTIKRVVLTSSMGAVLYNGRPLTSNVVVDETWFSDPLFCEELKAWYFMSKTLAEQAAWKFAKENGIDMVTINPAYVTGPLLQPTLNYSLEMLLNLKNDIDEVTAANYLSVDVRDVVLAHVQAFEVPSASGRYNLAGSVTPMVEALKILKELHPSLHPPEICEHDIPTAPEQQVSQEKAKSLGVSFLPLEASLRDTIESMKENGFLKT, from the exons ATGAGCGGAGCAAAGAACAATGTTGTGTGTGTAACAGGAGCTTCTGGTTATATTGCATCATGGCTGGTCAAGCTTTTGTTAGGACGAGGTTATATTGTCAAAGCCACTGTTCGGGACCCAA ACGATCTGAAGAAAACAGAACACTTGCTTTCGCTTGATGGAGCAAAAGAAAGGCTTCACTTGTTTAAAGCAGATTTGCTAGATGAAGGATCTTTTGACCATGCGGTTGATGGATGTGATGGTGTTTTCCATACAGCATCTCCGGTACTATTTTCATCCATCAGCGACCCACAGGTTC TAATTAACCCTGCTGTGAAGGGAACACTAAATGTTCTGAAGTCATGCAAAAAATTTCCAACTGTCAAGCGAGTGGTTTTGACATCTTCTATAGCTTCTGTGATAATGAATGGAAAACCTCTGACCCCTGATGTTGTAGTGGATGAAACATGGTATTCGAATCCACTTATTGCTGAGAAGAACAAG CGATGGTATCTTCTTTCAAAGACTTTAGCTGAGGAGGCTGCTTGGAAATTTTCTGAAGGAAATGGAATTGACTTGGTTTCAATAAATCCGGGGTTTGTGATTGGACCAATTTTGCAGCCGGCAATTAATTTGACCGTGGAGATGATTCAAAATCTCATAACTG GCAAGGCAGTGCCCGCTTCAAATTACAGATTCATTGATGTTAGAGATGTTGCCTCTGCTCATATTCAAGCATTTGAAGTTCCATCAGCTACAGGAAGGTATTGTTTGGTCAGCCATAGCGCGCACATTTCCGAGGCTCTAGAGATTATAAGAGAGCTTTATCCCAATTTGCACATTCCTGAAAG ATGTGAGGATGGTCCTCTTTTGCTCCCTTCTGATCCACAATTTCAAGTATCCAAGGAGAAAGCAAAAGGTCTGGGAATTGATTTTTATCCGTTTGAA ATGGATGGAGAAGGGAAGGTTGTGTGTGTCACAGGAGCTTCTGGTTTCATAGCTTCATGGCTGGTGAAGCTCTTGTTACAGCGAGGCTATGTTGTCAAAGCCACCGTTCGCGACCCAA ATGATCCAAAGAAAACAGAACACTTGCTCGCACTTGATGGAGCAAAGGAAAGGCTTCATTTGTTCAAAGCAGACTTGTTGGAAGAAGGATCTTTCGACCTTGTTGTTGATGGATGTGAAGGTGTTTTCCATACAGCATCTCCGGTAATGTTTTCATCGATCAGCGACCCACAG GCAGAACTGATTGATCCTGCTGTAAATGGAACGCTTAATGTTCTTAAATCATGCACAAAATTTCCAACAATCAAGAGGGTAGTTTTAACATCTTCCATGGGTGCAGTTTTATACAATGGAAGACCTTTAACCTCTAATGTGGTAGTTGATGAAACATGGTTTTCTGATCCACTTTTTTGCGAGGAGTTGAAG GCATGGTATTTTATGTCAAAAACTTTAGCAGAGCAGGCTGCTTGGAAATTTGCTAAAGAAAACGGGATTGACATGGTGACCATAAATCCAGCGTATGTGACGGGTCCGCTCTTGCAGCCAACTCTAAATTACTCTTTGGAGATGCTTCTGAATCTTAAGAATG ATATTGACGAAGTAACAGCTGCAAATTATTTATCTGTTGATGTTAGAGATGTTGTCTTGGCTCATGTTCAAGCATTTGAAGTTCCTTCAGCTAGTGGAAGATATAATTTAGCTGGAAGTGTCACCCCCATGGTCGAGGCTTTGAAGATTTTAAAGGAACTTCATCCCAGTTTGCACCCACCTGAAAT ATGTGAGCATGATATCCCTACTGCCCCAGAGCAACAAGTATCCCAGGAAAAAGCAAAAAGTTTGGGAGTTAGTTTCCTTCCATTGGAAGCAAGTCTCAGGGACACTATTGAAAGCATGAAGGAGAACGGTTTCCTCAAGACTTGA